The nucleotide window GAGCTATAAGGCAGCCGAGCAAGACTACGGTGTAGCCATCACCGTGCTGCTGGTCGTCACAGGCATCGCGATTGCGCTGGGCATCCTGATCGGCTGGCTGATCACCCAATCGGTCGTCCAGCCTATCCGGCAGGCCGTCAAGCTCGCCGAAGGGGTAGCCGCGGGCGACCTGACCCAGAAAATCGAGACCGACCGTGGCGATGAGACCGGCCAGCTGATCAAGGCTCTCCGGCTGATGAACGACGGGCTGGTACAAATTGTGGGCGATATCCGTCAGAGCGTCGAAACCATCAATACCGCCTCGCAAGAAATTGCTGCCGGCAATATCGACCTGTCACAGCGCACTGAGGAGCAAGCGGCAAGCCTGGAGGAAACCGCTGCCAGCATGGAAGAGCTCACCTCCACCGTGAAGCAGAATGCCGAGAACGCCAAAGAAGCGAATCAGGTGGCCGAAAGCGCCAGCGAAATTGCCCAGAAGGGTGGTGAAGTGGTGGGCCAGGTGGTCAACACCATGGCCGAGATCAATGAATCGTCGAAGAAGATTGTCGACATCATTGGCGTGATTGACGGCATTGCTTTCCAGACCAATATCCTCGCCCTCAACGCCGCCGTGGAAGCGGCCCGGGCCGGTGAGCAAGGCCGTGGCTTTGCCGTGGTGGCTGGCGAGGTGCGCAGTCTGGCCCAACGCTCCGCCGCTGCCGCCAAGGAGATCAAGACTCTCATCGGTGATTCGGTAGACCGGGTGACCACCGGTACCGCACAAGTCGACCGCGCTGGCATCACCATGGAAGAGGTGGTCGGCAGCATCCGGCGTGTGACAGGCATCATGGCCGACATCTCGGCTGCCTCGGCCGAGCAGAGTGCAGGGATCGAACAGGTGAATACTGCGGTGACACAGATGGACGAAGTCACCCAACAGAACGCGGCCTTGGTCGAGGAAGCCGCCGCAGCCGCAGGGTCCATGCAGGATCAGGCACAACTGCTGATGGAGGCGGTGAACCGCTTCAAACTGGAAGGCGTGGCGCAGATGCGGTCCCATGCCCCCGCCCACAAGCCCGCCGCCCGCCCCGCCATCAAGGCCCCACATAAGCCCTTGACCAAGTCGGCGCACCCCGTTGTTGCCAAGTCCAGCGCCGCCAAGCACGACGATGACGACTGGTCGGAATTCTGATCGGGCGCGCACCGCTGCCGATACCTCCTCGGCTGGCGGTGAGCGCATCGTCCAGGCGGAACGGGATTACCCCTATACCCAGGCAGATTTCAAACTTGCTCGCGAAATGATCCGCGAGCGGGCCGGGGTGTCCTTGGCCGATGGCAAGCAACACATGGTTTACAACCGCCTCTCCAAGCGGGTACGGACCCTCGGGCTGAGCAGTATTTCCAGCTATCTGCTTATGTTGCGCAATAGTCCCGTTCACCCCGAATGGGACGATTTCACCAGCGCCCTGACCACGCACCTGACCGCGTTCTACCGTGAACCGCATCACTTCGCCCAGATGGGGGCCGCGCTGGCCGAGATGGGCAATGCGCCGGTACGCATCTGGTGCGCAGCCGCCTCCACCGGCGAAGAGCCCTACACGATCGCCATGACGGTGGTCGAAGCCTATGGTCGCTACGACCCACCGGTGGAGATCATCGCGACCGATATCGACACCCGCGCCCTGGCCCACGCCGCGCAAGGCATCTACTCACTGGAGCGGATTGCCAAACTGCCGGAACAGCGCATCAAGCAGTTTTTCCAGCGTGGTATCGGCACCCGGCACGGCTACGCCCGCGTACGCCCGGCACTGCGCGAACTGGTCCATTTCATGCCCTGTAATCTGCTCGATCAGCGCTGGCCGATCGCGGGGCATTTCGACTTCATTTTCTGCCGCAACGTGCTGATCTACTTTGACCGGGACGACCAGTACCGGCTCACCGCCCGCTTGGTGAACCAGCTCAAACCGGACGGCATCCTGTTCCTTGGTCATTCGGAGAACCCGCAAGGCTCGGGGCTGGTGCTCGATACCGTCGGGAAGACCGCCTACCAGCGTAGCCGGAGCAACAGGGCGCCATGAGCAACACCCGCCACGAAAAGGCGCCACCGAACCGCTATTTCGACAAACATTTCGGTCGGGACGCCGCCAAAATCCTGCCCGGCGAGTATTA belongs to Chitinimonas sp. BJYL2 and includes:
- a CDS encoding CheR family methyltransferase: MTTGRNSDRARTAADTSSAGGERIVQAERDYPYTQADFKLAREMIRERAGVSLADGKQHMVYNRLSKRVRTLGLSSISSYLLMLRNSPVHPEWDDFTSALTTHLTAFYREPHHFAQMGAALAEMGNAPVRIWCAAASTGEEPYTIAMTVVEAYGRYDPPVEIIATDIDTRALAHAAQGIYSLERIAKLPEQRIKQFFQRGIGTRHGYARVRPALRELVHFMPCNLLDQRWPIAGHFDFIFCRNVLIYFDRDDQYRLTARLVNQLKPDGILFLGHSENPQGSGLVLDTVGKTAYQRSRSNRAP
- a CDS encoding methyl-accepting chemotaxis protein, which gives rise to MKNWKIGVRLGLGFGLLITLMVVLVAVSYSRLQSVNHRIQDIVEGDIARTKLANDMVDAIHFGMISSRDVIIAVDAQKKQAALKVYNDADAGFTEAVKKLTAIVVDPIEKAQIERIVTLNNELVPHERKVLELGQAGQVAEAGDYMNRETVPRQENVKNEIFKLIQGYGDHSLKSYKAAEQDYGVAITVLLVVTGIAIALGILIGWLITQSVVQPIRQAVKLAEGVAAGDLTQKIETDRGDETGQLIKALRLMNDGLVQIVGDIRQSVETINTASQEIAAGNIDLSQRTEEQAASLEETAASMEELTSTVKQNAENAKEANQVAESASEIAQKGGEVVGQVVNTMAEINESSKKIVDIIGVIDGIAFQTNILALNAAVEAARAGEQGRGFAVVAGEVRSLAQRSAAAAKEIKTLIGDSVDRVTTGTAQVDRAGITMEEVVGSIRRVTGIMADISAASAEQSAGIEQVNTAVTQMDEVTQQNAALVEEAAAAAGSMQDQAQLLMEAVNRFKLEGVAQMRSHAPAHKPAARPAIKAPHKPLTKSAHPVVAKSSAAKHDDDDWSEF